From Nitrospirota bacterium, one genomic window encodes:
- a CDS encoding DUF4412 domain-containing protein: MNKIHRASSDVGITLLAVALSGLVWLGYPSLVRAGSFEGVVVMKRSSDGEVSTHKTYFKGEKMRADGERNGDYMVWDSTTQEGFVVESQERSMMILPRNHLKSEDVKKMFEGTTVTKTGKRSKVAGYPCEIYVGKDDDGTSEVCVAKGISNAAFYGLLSSDPAGGGGYPSWVRDIIKDGGFPLRDIERDESGKEASREEAIHIKAQRLDDSLFAPPVGYRTGEYAPIMK, translated from the coding sequence ATGAACAAAATCCACAGGGCGAGCAGTGACGTGGGCATCACATTGTTAGCGGTGGCCTTGTCGGGTCTGGTCTGGCTTGGGTATCCGAGTCTCGTGCGCGCTGGTTCTTTTGAAGGCGTGGTGGTTATGAAGAGATCGTCTGATGGCGAGGTGAGCACGCACAAGACCTATTTCAAAGGTGAGAAGATGCGTGCCGATGGTGAGAGGAATGGAGATTACATGGTGTGGGATTCCACGACCCAAGAAGGATTCGTCGTGGAATCTCAAGAGCGGAGCATGATGATTCTGCCACGGAATCATCTGAAGTCTGAGGACGTCAAGAAGATGTTCGAGGGCACGACGGTGACGAAGACCGGGAAACGCAGCAAGGTGGCTGGATATCCCTGTGAGATCTATGTGGGCAAGGACGATGACGGAACCAGCGAAGTCTGCGTTGCGAAGGGCATCAGTAACGCGGCGTTCTACGGGTTACTGTCCAGTGATCCTGCAGGTGGTGGAGGTTATCCTTCCTGGGTCCGCGACATCATCAAAGACGGCGGCTTTCCTCTCCGCGACATCGAACGAGACGAATCAGGAAAAGAAGCATCTCGTGAGGAGGCGATTCACATCAAGGCCCAACGCTTAGACGACAGTCTGTTTGCTCCTCCGGTGGGTTACCGGACGGGGGAGTACGCGCCGATCATGAAATAG
- a CDS encoding amino acid permease, whose product MRKIGWFTATCVLISNIVGGGIFTTTGIMARDLGDPMLILLLWFMGALFAVGGAMIYGELGSRLPHAGGDYVYLREAYGPLVAFLSGWTSFTIGFGAAVAASAISFSSYALRVIPIVDEQGWLAKGLSLALLWMATFLHCQGLGTGGRVQLLLTTTKVVAIGGLILGGLWAMADQGIGLLERPSLLQPTFGASAIALVIVTYCYLGWNVAGYIASDIVDPRRTLPRIMIGGTAFVAMIYLLLNVVYLSTLSITELAQEPIVPVAEKTAAALWGPQSGRVVAAILCLSIAGAVSAMTWAGPRVYWAMAQDGMITPWLAKLHPRTAVPARAIVFQSLWASLLIVSGTFEQLLVYSGLVLSFFMALTLSSIFRLRRARPIEIQQYQAPLYPFLPITLVCGAAALVLSSMLERPAESLYGAATVLSGIPLYYYWRRANNHHRHESQRGP is encoded by the coding sequence ATGCGAAAAATTGGTTGGTTCACGGCTACCTGTGTTCTCATCAGCAATATCGTCGGGGGCGGCATCTTCACGACGACCGGCATCATGGCCCGGGATCTCGGCGATCCGATGCTGATTCTCCTCTTATGGTTCATGGGAGCATTATTCGCCGTCGGCGGTGCGATGATCTATGGCGAACTGGGGTCGCGCCTCCCACATGCCGGCGGGGATTACGTCTACCTGCGAGAGGCCTATGGGCCTTTGGTGGCATTCCTCAGTGGATGGACCTCCTTTACGATCGGCTTCGGGGCCGCAGTCGCAGCCTCAGCTATCAGTTTTTCGTCCTATGCATTGAGAGTGATACCGATCGTGGATGAGCAGGGATGGCTGGCAAAGGGTCTATCACTCGCGCTGCTCTGGATGGCGACCTTCCTGCATTGCCAAGGCCTGGGAACCGGCGGCCGCGTGCAGCTCTTGCTCACCACCACAAAAGTCGTCGCCATTGGGGGATTGATCCTCGGCGGGTTATGGGCGATGGCAGACCAGGGAATCGGCCTCCTCGAGAGGCCCTCCCTGCTCCAGCCGACGTTTGGAGCCTCCGCCATCGCGCTGGTCATCGTGACTTACTGCTATCTCGGCTGGAACGTGGCGGGCTACATTGCCAGCGACATCGTTGACCCCCGACGGACCTTGCCCAGGATCATGATCGGGGGCACAGCCTTCGTCGCCATGATCTATCTCCTGCTGAATGTCGTCTACCTGTCGACGCTCTCGATCACGGAGTTGGCCCAAGAACCCATTGTGCCGGTCGCGGAGAAGACCGCTGCAGCCTTGTGGGGACCCCAGAGCGGACGAGTAGTGGCTGCCATTCTCTGCCTCTCCATTGCTGGAGCCGTCAGCGCCATGACCTGGGCAGGACCCCGTGTCTATTGGGCGATGGCACAGGATGGCATGATTACGCCCTGGCTCGCCAAGCTCCATCCCCGCACCGCCGTGCCGGCTCGGGCAATCGTCTTTCAAAGCCTCTGGGCCTCACTACTCATTGTGAGTGGAACGTTCGAACAACTCCTCGTCTATAGTGGCCTCGTACTCTCGTTCTTCATGGCCTTGACCCTCTCCTCCATCTTTCGTCTTCGTCGAGCACGTCCCATAGAGATCCAGCAGTACCAGGCACCACTCTATCCATTTCTCCCGATCACGCTCGTCTGTGGTGCTGCCGCCCTAGTCCTCTCCAGTATGCTCGAACGACCTGCAGAATCGCTCTACGGTGCTGCAACTGTTCTCAGCGGTATTCCGCTGTATTACTACTGGCGGAGGGCGAACAATCACCACCGGCATGAGTCCCAACGAGGCCCATAA
- a CDS encoding polyphosphate kinase 2 family protein yields the protein MKDYRVKPGRALSLARFDPDDSGDYKKTDQGKEKAKAITAGLIGRLGELQERLYANGTRSLLVVLQGMDTSGKDGTIRSVMSGVNPQGCKVVSFKAPSSEELSHDFLWRVHQKAPSKGQIGIFNRSHYEDVLITRVHGWVSDKVVKQRFNQIKEFEGLLAENGTTVLKLFLYISKDEQKERLEERIRDPEKRWKFNEGDLEERKLWKPYMDAFEDMMAATSTDCAPWYIVPANRKWYRNLVAAELVTNALEAMKLTTPPAPEGIDFSTLKIV from the coding sequence ATGAAAGACTATCGAGTAAAGCCGGGACGCGCGTTGTCGCTCGCACGATTCGACCCTGATGACAGCGGTGACTACAAGAAGACCGATCAAGGAAAAGAGAAAGCCAAGGCCATCACGGCGGGGTTGATCGGTCGGCTGGGCGAACTCCAAGAGCGGCTTTATGCGAACGGGACTCGATCCTTGCTGGTCGTGCTGCAGGGAATGGACACCAGCGGGAAAGACGGCACGATTAGGAGCGTGATGTCGGGGGTGAACCCCCAGGGCTGCAAAGTTGTGTCATTCAAAGCTCCGTCGTCCGAGGAGTTGAGCCATGACTTTCTGTGGCGCGTGCATCAGAAGGCGCCGTCGAAGGGCCAGATCGGTATCTTCAATCGCTCGCACTATGAGGATGTCTTGATCACCCGCGTCCATGGATGGGTGTCTGACAAGGTGGTGAAACAACGGTTCAATCAAATTAAAGAATTCGAGGGGCTGCTCGCTGAAAACGGGACAACTGTGCTCAAGCTCTTTCTGTACATCTCGAAAGACGAACAGAAAGAGCGGCTGGAGGAACGTATCCGAGATCCGGAGAAGCGCTGGAAATTCAACGAGGGGGATCTTGAAGAGCGGAAGCTGTGGAAGCCCTACATGGATGCGTTCGAAGACATGATGGCCGCCACGAGCACTGATTGTGCTCCCTGGTATATTGTGCCTGCCAACCGGAAGTGGTATCGCAATCTTGTGGCCGCGGAACTTGTAACCAACGCATTGGAAGCGATGAAGCTCACGACACCACCGGCGCCTGAAGGCATCGACTTTTCCACGTTGAAAATTGTGTAA
- a CDS encoding 4a-hydroxytetrahydrobiopterin dehydratase translates to MGLADNKCIPCRGGVPPVPADRVQTLLKELGRGWSLNQVGHLERLYTFSDFAQALAYVNKVSAIAEAEGHHPDLYLAWGKCKVEIWTHKINGLTESDFFMAAKADREFEPFRASAS, encoded by the coding sequence ATGGGTCTTGCCGACAACAAATGCATCCCTTGCCGTGGTGGGGTGCCGCCGGTTCCGGCGGATCGCGTGCAGACTCTACTGAAAGAACTCGGGCGGGGCTGGTCGCTGAATCAGGTCGGCCATCTTGAACGATTGTATACATTCAGTGATTTCGCCCAGGCACTGGCCTACGTGAACAAAGTGAGCGCGATTGCTGAAGCCGAGGGTCATCACCCGGATCTCTATCTCGCCTGGGGCAAATGCAAGGTCGAAATCTGGACTCACAAGATCAATGGCTTGACCGAGAGCGATTTTTTTATGGCAGCTAAAGCCGATCGCGAATTTGAACCGTTTCGCGCATCCGCCAGTTAA